Proteins encoded in a region of the Balaenoptera musculus isolate JJ_BM4_2016_0621 chromosome 5, mBalMus1.pri.v3, whole genome shotgun sequence genome:
- the LOC118896002 gene encoding uncharacterized protein LOC118896002, with translation MLAAQWAQLPQEKKQRYVYEAVEDKQRYIRELQAYQSSKAYRAFLRRRAAHKVQALCGTGTLGCEFESEGLDFSAIDRPWDELKFSAVLRKASTRQAISQGDENDDLYCRTCRQFFSSLHNKREHLLGKQHLQNLTGEFEKDSAECLKHLEPLEGEVGQNLNKGDSEEEAECPDPLPLRGLIPETSFASLDLCFLQEFIFKLLKIKEFELRELRKTLERAQVEQEALQRQLLEFQNRQQRLEVELAGLKTYGVVLEKEFENLNMVLMLSHFGLRVIDTT, from the exons ATGCTGGCCGCTCAGTGGGCTCAGCTGCCCCAAGAGAAAAAGCAA AGGTATGTTTATGAGGCAGTTGAGGACAAGCAGCGCTACATCCGAGAGCTGCAGGCCTACCAGAGCTCCAAGGCCTACCGAGCCTTCCTGCGGAGGCGGGCAGCGCACAAAGTGCAGGCGCTGTGCG GAACAGGTACACTAGGATGTGAATTTGAGAGCGAGGGCCTTGACTTCTCAGCAATTGAC AGGCCTTGGGATGAGTTGAAATTCTCAGCTGTGCTCAGAAAAGCCTCAACCCGGCAAGCGATCTCACAG GGGGATGAGAATGATGACCTGTACTGTCGGACCTGCAGGCAGTTCTTCAGTTCCCTGCATAACAAGCGAGAGCACCTGCTGGGGAAGCAGCACCTGCAGAACCTCACAG gGGAATTTGAAAAAGATTCTGCCGAGTGCTTGAAgcatctggagcctctggagggagaggTAGGTCAGAATTTGAACAAAGGGGActcagaggaggaagctgagtgCCCTGATCCACTTCCACTCAGAGGCCTGATTCCAGAGACGAGTTTTGCTTCACTTGACTTATGTTTCTTGCAAGAGTTCATCTTTAAACTTCTGAAAA tCAAAGAATTTGAGCTCAGAGAGCTGAGGAAGACTTTAGAAAGAGCTCAAGTAGAGCAGGAGGCCCTGCAGAGGCAGCTGCTGGAGTTCCAG AACCGGCAGCAGAGGCTGGAGGTGGAGCTGGCCGGCCTGAAGACCTACGGGGTCGTCCTGGAGAAGGAGTTTGAGAACCTGAACATGGTCCTGATGCTGTCCCACTTCGGCCTGCGAGTCATAGACACGA CATAA